The genome window TAAAACAAAGTTTTCAATTAGAAGCAAAAAATTAACAGATCCTTGAACTAAGATTTTGTTCTAGAAGGGAAACATGCTTAAGGAATCTTGATGAGGCTCCTGTCCTACGTGATCTGGTTTCCGCCACTTGGATTTTGTTTAGTAGGGCAATCCTAAGAAAATGTGATTTTGTGTGGAACTATAATTCTTAGCAGGATACTATTTCCAAGAAATTGCATCCTCAGTCTTTGGTGGACCCTAGAAATTGTCTCTTCCATCTCAGTCAAATGCCCCCTTTTGGTTTGATGCTACCCTGTGAGCAATACTATGAAAGCCTTGATGACTGTCTTAAGGTTACAATGGAATCGTTGAGTGCATTGATTGAATCTAATCAATTGCATTATTAGGTTTAACAGTATAGTAGGCTTATCCACAGAGTTTCTACATTGATATTGGTGGGAGTGTTACATTGCTTAATAGAAGCCTGAATTCTACCAGTTTATTgctgttaaaattattttttcctttcaatgCATTTTTTcccagaggaaaaaaaattcgtTCAATATGATTGGCTATATTGTTATGTTATTTATTCGTACGAAACAAGCATCTGCATGTTAACCATCCAGTgcttatagttttaaaattatttttgcttCTGGCATGTTTATTGTGCCAGCATTTACATGCATAATGCATTAGtctcatgtttttttaaaccaaaatttttgtccCTGTTTAACTTTCTAGTATTATATTTATAGGCAGTTGGTTATAATTCAATTGAGGCAGAAGATTGGGAAGTTGCTACTAGTGGTGAGGAGATGAGTAAACTGGAGTCCCTTCTTCTTGATAAGAATCGGAAAATGGAACATGAACTCACACAGTTAAAGGTATGTCAGTGGTACTTGGTTTCTTCCTGAGCTTTGCTTTTTCTATATTCTATGTAGCTACAAACATAGTGCATGGTTCATTATTTAGACCTTGTGTGGAAATCAACTACAGGGAATTAAGGATGTTGAAGATTTAATACTGTGTCTGTTTTGGGAGTTTCCTGATGGTAGTCAGAGATAAATACCTCAAATAGTATCATTTAAGTATGTGctatcatgaaaattttaaacctTTCAACCACTTTCAGGTCAAACTTACGGAGAAAACATCTTTACTGGAAACAGCTGAAGGCAAAATAGTAGAACTTACAGCCAAGGTCAATGAACAACAAAGATTGATACAAAAGTTGGAAGATGATATATTGAAGGTTTGACCAATGATCTCTGAACTCTTTTGAAGTGTCTGTTGTTCACTGGTTTATAGGTTTGCATGAGCGTGTTTCCATTTGCCTCTTTATTTGCTTTATTAGTTGCTTGGTTAGTTGTTCACTGGTGTATATGTGTCCATGTGTGTATTTTTCATACTTGCCTCTTTCTTTATTTGCTTTGATTAGTTGTTCATCTGCAGCATCATGATCAATTGATGTGGTGTAAACTAGTTCTATTGTACGACTTAATAAGTTTTGTGCTCTATTGTTCAACTTCAAAAGTTtctaattaaatcaaaattattattattatttttttttggttgtatatcttttttcctttttaatatacCTTAATCCTCCTCCTAATGCAGGGTTATAGTtcgaaagaaagaaaaggtagtttatttgaagattgggATCTATTGGATAATGGGGCAACAGAGACATCTCAGGTATGCATCTTTTCTTTCATGCTTTGCACATTTTCCGCATATTTAAGAATAAAGCCTTCCAGATCAAAAAGTATGTCTATCAACCATACGTACATTAAGTAGACAAATGTTCATGTGATGTATTTGAGGTAGTCTGTGTAGTTTAGTCGATCTTTTGTCTGGTCCAAGAGATAGTAGACTACCCTGTCAGATATGTGCTCCTTTCTCGTAGTTAGAATGCACTgttatgtgttaatttttatCGAGATACATCTATGGGGAAAAAGCAATAAAATAGGAAGATACCATTTGCTGATATCGTGGTGACAAGAATCAAAATTGCAATTTCTTTCTGGTTTGCAATCTGTGTAGAATTCAATAGGATCAGTAGTGggaataaatttatcatttttctcaaaTCTTGCCCcctaaaataaatcttttacTCTGTGCCTCCCCAATAATAAATTTCTGGCACCACCGTTAAAGAACTGCTACTATCTTATTTTTAGAGAATGGAGAAGGGTTGCTCGTTCTTTGCCCACTACCTTTGCCAAGTCTGTATCCTCGTTCTAGTTACTGCTCCTTAGCATTTTATCAAACTTAGTTTTGGGAGTTAATGCCTTGAGCAACCAGGATGGCTATTAAGTATTGGTGGATAATCGGGGATTAGAATGGATGTATTGTTCTCCTGTTGGGAATGAGGGTGATCCATGTAAGGGGCATGATCATCATGCTTTCTAGTTGGAGTAATACCTCTAATTGGTCACTTTTAGTCTATAAGCATTTTAAATCTTTGAAATTACAACATAATATCTGTTGGCATTTCAATCTCTGTAATTCTGGCATTATGGCTtgcaatatttatatttttaccgTGACATTCTATATTTCATTGCAATTCAACCACAGTTGTGATCATGTTTTGTGCATGATAATGTATTTTCTGTTGGATAAGTAATTTTCTTCTCTGGGTACCTCTTTTGGATCAGCGTGCAGAACAAAAACATGTTTCTCCAGATCAGGAACAAAACTCAATGCTTAAGGTGATCTGCAATCAGCGAGATCGGTTTAGAGCACGGTTGCGAGAGACAGAAGAGGTATGTTGTTTCTGTTTCTATAACTGAGATCAAGTTTGTCCTGATTATAATGTTCCCGGCTCACTCGTGTGATTCCACTGAATTCTCCAATTTTACTAGGAAGTAAAACAGTTGAAAGAGAAGATAGGGCTGCTAACAGTGGAACTGGAAAAAACGAAAGCTGACAATGTCAAACTCTATGGGAAGATTCGTTATGTCCAGGATTATAATCTTGAGAAAGTAGTTTCTAGAGGATCAAAGAAGGTATCTTATCGCAATTCTATGCTTATTAAATTATGGTTGTCATTTCCTCTTTCTTAAATTTCATCTTCTTTAATCATGTTCAGCATTCAGAAGATCTTGAGAGTGGTTTCAGCTCAGATGTTGAATCCAAGTACAAGAAGATATATGAGGATGATATAAATCCCTTTGCTGCTTTCTCCAAAAAGGTTTTCATTCTTGAACTCCTTTGCTGAATTTGCAATTTTATAACAATTTATGTGTCAAACTTGAAACTAAAGCATGATTTTGGATTTAAATCATTGCTTCTGTTCCATTTCAATCTCATAATCAAAGAgaataaaagagaaagaaaacctATGCTCttgatatttttgtaatattctcTTTGTGTTGTTAGATATTATGAACTTCTCATAATTCTTCCTTGAAAACATTCCAATCAGCTCCTTTTGTCTGAGTTATATTATCATCATATGGTCAAAGCATAaatttacaatttcatttttgtttattgGAAACTCTAATGATTCCAATTGATCCTGGAATTTTATATGCTAAGTTCTCAAGTTCCTTCCATTTACATGAGGTTTAAACTCAAAACAGATAGAAGTTTACCCatgattttttctttacatGGGTAGAAACATATTTGTCCAAAACAACCAAAATGCAACACATTCTCCCTGACTAGATTTGTGGCAAACATGGTGGCACCTTTCACTTGGGAGAAAGAATGCTACTAATCTGTTTAATCAGAATATTAGACCAAATACCAGCCTATGGATCAATACTATTGTtgtcaattttttgttttcttacaATGAGAATCATTTCATGGTCATTTTTGTCTTGTAACTGTGTTGTGAAAATGTTTGTTGTCAGCATTGCATCCATTTAGGGTATGTAGTTCTCATACTGCTTCTAAATCCTACTATTATTGCTAATTGTGTACTTAACTAATTGTTTACTTGTAATTAGGAAAGGGATCAAAGGTACAAGGAGTTGGGTATCAGGGATAAAATTACACTTAGCAGTGGGCGATTTCTTCTTGGCAACAGGTATGCTTTTTCTGCCCTTCAATGTGAATTGTCTACTGTGCAGTTTCTCTGTTTGTGGAATATTCTcgtcttttttctttctaaaccATTAGTACATGGTATGATTGAAATAGCTGGGGAGCAGTTCAAGCATGGTTTcttataagggaaaaaaatggtgAGCAACAGTTAAAAGAGATTATTGTGGCAATACTATCAAGAGACTTACTTTATACAATCTTCATTCGTGTGGAAGAACCATTTAGATCATTTGCTTTTACTTAGGAGCCCACTGTAAGgtttcttcttttattattttgtgaaaGGATGAGTTTTTGGTGCTTCCTATTTCATTCATGACCAGCATTTTTATAATGGAATGAAATAGATGAGTTTTTAGTCTGTGGAAGAAAAATTCCATTATAAAGCTCCCATATTTCATTCTTTGGTAGTAGATGTGTTTTTTGGGTGCTTCATGTGTCATCACTGATATTGAATAAATGCCCTTATTGTTCTGTTGCGTAGAGTGGGGAGGTTGTAGGTCCAACAGTCATGTCTCTGTGTTTATATGTCTATCTTATTTTGCTAGTGGTACAGATTTGTAGATGCATATTTTATATACCAAACACATTTGCAGTTCCATGTCCCTTTACCTATAGTAGGGAGATTACTAGCTCCAATCATGGTGTCCCAATGTTACAAATCATTTGAATAGCTGTCCTTCAAAGAGTTTATTCATTCTCCagtcaaattttttattcctttacTTAAAATTCTCTGTTGCAGATATGCCCGGACATTCGCTTTCTTCTATACCATTGGGTTACATGTCCTGGTGTTCACCTGCCTATACAGAATGTCAGCTCTGAGCCATCTTAGGTAAGCATCTCTCAATTTGcctatttcttttgtttctttttctaaatGTAGTAGAATTGGTTTTCATTAACCATAACATGTATTTGGGTTTTGGCAGCAATGGCCCCGAGGAATCCCTTATTGGACAGAAAATCATCAACCTCCCTCACGCACCTTGATCTCCATCCACTGGTTTCTTCTCGTCATGTGAGACGAGAATATAGGACAAAAATCATGGCCACGGATATCTTAAACCATGTATATAcgacaaaaatgattttatcttaCTCCTCTCTTGCCTGGTTAAATATTGCAGAGAAAGCAGTGGCcgaatttcttttcttttcttttcattttttttttttggaaattctttTATGTTAATCAACTAATATGAACtccaaagacaaaaaaaaaaaaagagatataCAGATGCCCTTTGTTAATAAAATCCTAAAATGCCCTTCTGTTATTTTCAAAGGTTGAGGAACAATTGATCAATAATGGAATAGTTCAAGCGGTATATGAAACTCAACCGCTTCATTTGATCCTTTGCCTCGTTTGGGTTGGTTTTGGTGTCTGAAATTCTTAGCATTGGAAGTTGCAAGTTCTTTCTTTTAGAGTGATAGTCACAATCTTTTGAGTCCCATTTCCAATTAACAACCGCTTAATGTTATAGCGACACAATCACCTGCTCTGGGTGtttaaatgagaaaatcatGGATGGGATGAAATCGAACTTCATTTGTGAGAtgaatatgtattaaaaaaatgttaaaagatatttttgtttcaaattcgGTCATATTTCATAgggattatttcatcccttttaattaaatgatttttttcatatgaatGTTTGAGTCCCATTTCCAATTAACAACCGCTTAATGTTATAGCGACACAATCACCTGCTCTGGGTGtttaaatgagaaaatcatGGATGGGATGAAATCGAACTTCATTTGTGAGAtgaatatgtattaaaaaaatgttaaaagatatttttgtttcaaattcgGTCATATTTCATAgggattatttcatcccttttaattaaatgatttttttcatatgaatGTTTGTTATATATGATTCATTGCTGTGGTTTCagacaaaaaagtaaaaatgataaagtttttatgcatataaataaattaaagttatgTTTTTAAATCATCCAAGTCGTTGTAGTATAGTGGTGAGTATTCCCGCCTGTCACGCGGGTGACccgggttcgatccccggcaacggcggtTTTTTTCGTTTTGTTTTTTAACCctgaaacggcgtcgttttacTGGTCGTTTAACTGTTtacttcatttcatttctcTCGGTTTGAATTCAACGGCGTCCTttgggaagaagaagagaggaaaCAGCAGCCTAGCAATTGCTTTGCCTATTCCAAATCAAATCCATATTCTACAGATATGAATGTTGGGTGCTGTGGCGTCAACTTTGGCTCCTTATCCTCCTCAATCGCCGCCCTCCGTTTCCCGAATTGGCCCCGTTCCCTCTCCTTCTCCTCCAGAACCCTAATccccttttcttctctttcgaCACCCACACCTATGGACTCCTCGCCCCGCCCCGTCAAGCCCTGGCTTCTCGTGGGCCTCGGTAACCCCGGCAAGAAGTACAACGGCACCCGACATAACGTCCGTCCTTCTCTCttgcctcattttttttttttccatccaaACTAGATTCTTCTTCTGtttctcatgatttttttatttattgggtggaaaattaggaaaattgtttttaaattgtgTAGATTCTAGTGTCCTGGAAAGTAGTTTGCTTGGAATTGTGTGGTTTTGGTTGGTTTCGTTGCTGGGGATTGAATGAGTTGAGAAGAGAAATAAGAGTTCCTTTTTAATGCATTTTCTTGTTGCTAAGTGgttttgagaaaaagaaaatcttgtTTGTATATCCTATCATGATTTATTAGTTAACCCCTGTTTCGGCCTGCATTCAATACCCGTTAAAACCCCAATCAGAGATTCAGTTTTTATTGTTGGGCTGAAGTATGTTGCAGTTGACCTAAATTGGCCTACATCTAATATAGTGTTAAAGTGTTAACTGATATTTGCATTGCATTTTGGATACTGATATTTTGCGGCTATCATGGGTATTAAGTAGGATACCCATAGTTACTTGTATGCATTTGTTATAGCGTGTTCTGCCACTTTGTTATTCTGCTTAACACTGCTCTATAATGGGCTCCTTTTCAGGTAGGTTTTGAGATGGTAGATGCTATAGCTGAAGCTGAAGGAATATCCATTAGCAGTGTTTCCTTCAAATCGCTGTTTGGAAAAGGTCTACATGCCTAAAACTGCCCTTACTTCCTATTAAGTAATTTCACATTTTCATAGTTCTATGTTAGATGAGTTGCATCAAAGTGAACCAATGAGTTATTTGATGATAGATTAATGGGTATGATTTGTTTGGGCATAAAGTTCTGAGACGGGCTAAGGTTTGATGTGGCAACTGCCCAAAATCTAGACACAAGCAAACAAGGGTAGTTGCATGTCATGAATTGCTATATTAGGCAAGTGTTTATTGTTTGTTTGAGTTTTTGTGCTTATATACTAGGTAGAGGGGACAAAGAGTAAAATAAGTTggaaaatagtaatttaatataGTATAAAAAGGAATACTACATTTATCCTTTACTCATATCTTCGAGTAAATGTAAGTGGGCTTCTTGAAAGTATCTGAACTAATACCATGTGTGTGGACATAGGTTTCATTTCAACATTTGAATCATCAGTATGAGGAATGCTAGACATATTGTAGCTTAGTTATAAAATCAGATTAACTAGATCCTTACTTTGCTCATTGTTTCTTCCTTGATAAAGTTCAGTATCTTTTTTCATCATCACCCAGGTTctatctttattgaattttagtactttctttatatatatatatatatttccaaatattttctGAGTTGAATCATCTCAAACTATAgaatttcatttattgatacttgtgaattcatatttttctcttatcctCCATAAGTAGAAACCATTTGATACATGATGCAACTTATCTTGTCTAGTTTTCAAAGGAATTCTTCCTCAACATTTTATAACATCAGTTTGAACCACATGCTCTAGGAAAATATTGCAAGAGAACTGTATGATTATTAAGCTTGGATATTGGCCCACAATGTATGTCAAGCTAACAGTAGTTAAAATATACACACCAACGAATGGTTTCTATAGTTGAGATGATGTTAAACCATATCTTTCCAAGAGTGTAAGCTTAGTAAAATGGAATTAAGATATTTTCGTGCCAGCCTAGCATGCTAATCAATATACAGACACTTAACCACAATGATGTGGGTTATACAATTCATCCACATGTATGTGGAAATGATGCTTGTCTTGACTCTCGCATACTCCAACTTCAACAAAACAGGTACAATTGATAATCCATCCATGTAGTGGTTGTTAAAACTGGAAAGATACACTGGAATTCTAGTCTTCTCATTTCGATATTTCTTTCAGTTCCCAATTTTTTCCTTCATGCCTATAAGGAAAAATTGACCACATTCAAAACGTTATGCATATCACTGTtatgcttcttttttttcttataaccTAATACTCCTGAAGAAAGTTACAAACATACTTTTATTTGCTACTTATAGAAATAATAAGATCTGATTGAAAGATGATGATCTTAAGGAGTGGTTATGTTAAGAACTACCTGAGTAAACTGACTCCATGGGAAGACAAAAATGTTGAATTAAAACCTATTGCATTCAATTTTTAGTTATgaaatttctaatcttgataGAATTGATTTCTTTTCTCCAGGTTTTATTGGAAATGTTCCGGTTATGCTAGCCAAACCGCAGACTTTCATGAATGTGAGCGGTGAATCTGTAAGTAAGATTATCTGGAAGACCTTTACTTCTGGTTACTTTCTATGGTTCTACTAATGATTGTTGATTTGTGGACCTCTTCTTGAAGGTTGGAGCTATTGTTTCATATTACAAGATTCCGTTGAAGCAAGTCCTTGTGGTAAAGCACTTATCATTCTTCCATGTTGACTTCAGCACTACCTTTCCTCCCAATCAGTGAATTTCTGAACTTTTTTTCTTGACAGATTTTTGATGACTTAGATCTGCCTTTTTCAAAACTACGGCTATTGCCAAAAGGTGGACATGGAGGACACAATGGGTATGTACCATGATGATGTgttagtttcttttttcttgacaATGTTGCAGCGGTATCTTATCACTGAATTTTCTTATGGATAATAAGAATGTCTAATCTAGAGAATAACATCTATTCtttgaataatattttcttagttCTTGCCCCACAGTTATTATGTTTGTTGATGTAAACTTTTTCTTATACAAGGAATATCGTGCCTTTGATAGAATATTTGAAATGCTGGTGGCCTGGTACTATTTGTCTGAAGATATTGCTTAGGTTTATAAGtatataaacatttaaaaaaaaaaatagaagggaACCTTGTAATATTGATTACTTATGCTTGTCTCTGCAGGATGAGAAGTGTGATTGATCACTTTAAGGGGAGTCGTGATTTTCCTCGTTTAAGAATTGGTGGGTTCCTGAAGATGCTGAATTATGCAAAATTCTTGTTTACATATTTCATATAacctttttcttaaaaaaaatttaactttctCTAGGCATTGGGAGGCCTCCTGGGAAAATGGATACTGCAAACTTTGTTCTTAGTCCATTCAGTAAACGAGAACGTGAAGAGGTATGTAAAACTTGCTCATGCACCTACTAGAGAGAGAACAAAATAAATGGGTGTTGGATTCTAGATGTTTAACAAAGGTGTCTTTTCAGTTGGATTTCACATTTCAAAATGGTGTGGAAGCTGTGCGGATTCTTTTGCTTGAGGGATTTAATAAAAGCGCAAGTTTTGTGAACACTGCCAAATCCTTGGAACAACATAGTCAATAACAGCTCGAATTGTGGCGCTTTTGGTAAGCCTGTTCCAAAGGAAGAGAACTGTTCATTATGGTGAATGAtcatggaatttttttatttttagattagaGTACAGAGAATTCATCTGAATACGCAATGGGCATTAGTTCCAAGCCCGCCCCCCACCCACCCTACAGGGGGATTATAACATCCATTCTTTgaaatataaatgttttatcttttttaagaTATGCTTTGAGAATTACTGTGGAGTTGTATTTGTATTGAGAATCCAATTAATCTTAAACtcaatttctttagtttttcaTTATAATCTCTTCCTAGTGAATCTGCCAATTGCAAGTTATACTGCATTATTGCTTAGCTAGACACTTTTACACTGAACAAATTGCACAAGTGCTTGCTTTCAATGTTCTGCTAACAGATTGATGCATTCTATGTTGGGCTTGCTTCAAACCAGCTCACAATTACTAAAAACCGAACCCCAATGCAGTCCAGTGAAGCCTACAGGCCCAAGCCCACAAAGGTCCAACTTCCTGATCCTTCCAACTTGTTTGTTGTAAAATCATTGATATCTCTCTTATGCCCTTCATTGAATACAATCTTTGGACGATATAGATGGGTGGTTGTGCTTTCAATTTGTTCTTGTACAGCTTCATTGACTGATTTGATATATTAAAGCCTCGTTCACAACCTCCATGTTTGTATCAGGAACCAAGTCATTATTTGGATTGGCATTACTCCAAATGAGTCACGCTGTTTTAGTTCAATTTTGAGGTGCACTGAATGAAAACACAAAGCCTGTTGCAGCAATATATCCAATTACCTTTGCTTAGGTTAGTTCCAGCCATACATACAACTTTGGCAAAATGCAATTAATGACTTGTCTGACCATCCTTTTTTGGGGGTGATACACAACATAAAAGAAGATTCATGTCATGTTAGATGTTCAAGTTCctattataattgatttgtttttctttagcCGGAGCCAATTATACCGGCATAAGCAAAGCACAGATACTCTTTAGTCACGGCTTTTGTGgaataaaactaaaaagaagAGATATCGACAGTAAAAGTCTGAAAGTACCACATGCATGTCGAGAAAAAAAAACGTctgaaaaagagaagaaggTTAGTCCTGTTTGTTAGGCTTGGGAAGCTTTTGGTGACCTAGATTTTCTTGAAGGTCAAAATTTTACACTCATTACCTTCCTGTCACGCAGAAAAGAAATGTAAAATGTCAAATGCTGCTGGAACTTGGACCATGTGTTACAAATATTCTGCAGAATGAACAAAGAAGTTGCATTTACTTTAAGCCATAACATTAATCCTCATCTTTAATGctcataaatttcttattttgccCATGCATGGATCCTTCTCATACCTCATAATGTTCAAATCGCTCTTTAAAGCATAATTGACATTTTATTCTACTTTAATTGATAGTGATTTTTGTAACTTTATCATTTTCCTCTCCTAAAtctaaaattaagtttaaaatatatatattacatccaaattagagttttaatattaattttcaattaagttgaatgattcaaattttttatattacagAAATCATATCATATTTGTGTCATTGAAGTACATATTTTACCTCCAATCAACTATCGCTCAAAACATCAGGACATTCATAGAAGTcaatatatttgaaattgtttAACTAATCGTAACTTTAGTCGGTCATAATTCACATTAATTATCAAGGTTTCAAAAAATTTTGTTGGTATATATACTTcaacttaatttgaaataatagaCCTTATTCATGTACAAAGTCCAATCTTTTATTGACATTTGGAGTATTGTTCTCTTGTACAAATTTTCCCAagcaacttttatttttatactcaTTCATGCATGTGATTAGAAAATCACAACAAGGGCAGGTGACAAGATACAGGTCAGAAttcatgtcaaaataaaatataataattccacagtttggaaaaaaaaactcatgggACGACCTCCTAACCTAGGATCATACAAAGTCCCAAAAACACAAGTATGCAATGAAAAAGACATTCCAAGATTTAAGGCATGATTAATGGCATCACTACATGTGCTATGGTCCCATGCCCCGACCCATGACATTAGATTATCGTTGACCttaacatttttcattttgtgtGAAATCAATTCCAAGATATGTCTTATcaataatgttttcaaaatctgACTCGAGAttatgtcataaatatataagttatacgtcatataaattaaaaatatttataaaaaatttaaaatatttataattaatttttttaataatattctatttttatatttaatatatcaaattttattaaataaaacatttaaatataaaaatatgtctaaaatgaaagaaaaaattaataattaattttat of Vitis vinifera cultivar Pinot Noir 40024 chromosome 17, ASM3070453v1 contains these proteins:
- the LOC100264722 gene encoding peptidyl-tRNA hydrolase, chloroplastic, whose product is MNVGCCGVNFGSLSSSIAALRFPNWPRSLSFSSRTLIPFSSLSTPTPMDSSPRPVKPWLLVGLGNPGKKYNGTRHNVGFEMVDAIAEAEGISISSVSFKSLFGKGFIGNVPVMLAKPQTFMNVSGESVGAIVSYYKIPLKQVLVIFDDLDLPFSKLRLLPKGGHGGHNGMRSVIDHFKGSRDFPRLRIGIGRPPGKMDTANFVLSPFSKREREELDFTFQNGVEAVRILLLEGFNKSASFVNTAKSLEQHSQ